One genomic window of Micropterus dolomieu isolate WLL.071019.BEF.003 ecotype Adirondacks linkage group LG06, ASM2129224v1, whole genome shotgun sequence includes the following:
- the LOC123972261 gene encoding calcium-activated potassium channel subunit beta-2-like isoform X2, producing MFFVAGAKNKAGSDGGNERRSFYQKFREVDLLDKKKTVTALKPGEDRAIFLGLGMILSSVMMYFVLGITILRSYADSVWTQESVCVVLNTTVTADMNCSYNCGADCWRVSKYPCLQVYVSVNNTGRISRLSHNEETQDTSSECFYVPRCQKDSVAMHVMIMNISERLKVNQQVPCYYDPSEQQETVLLTRLYDHTVVFHSLLWPSCMLAGGALIIMMVKLTQYLSRLCEEIGKIKSETFGTVDSHSGSRVCVTVYKR from the exons ATGTTCTTTGTGGCAGGGGCCAAAAACAAAGCAGGATCGGATGGAGGAAATGAAAGAAG GTCATTCTACCAGAAATTTCGTGAGGTAGATTTATTGGACAAGAAGAAGACAGTGACAGCTCTAAAGCCCGGTGAAGATCGGGCCATTTTTCTGGGTCTCGGAATGATCCTCTCTTCAGTCATGATGTACTTTGTCTTGGGAATCACTATATTACGCTCCTATGCAGACAG tGTGTGGACacaggagagtgtgtgtgttgtcctcAACACCACGGTCACAGCAGACATGAACTGTTCCTACAACTGTGGGGCAGACTGCTGGAGAGTCTCCAAATATCCCTGTCTGCAGGTCTATGTGAGCGTCAATAACACGGGCCGTATCAGCCGTTTATCTCACAATGAAGAGACCCAGGACACCAGCTCTGAA TGTTTCTATGTGCCCAGGTGCCAGAAGGACAGTGTGGCCATGCATGTCATGATTATGAACATCTCAGAGCGCCTGAAGGTGAACCAGCAGGTCCCCTGTTACTACGACCCCAGCGAGCAGCAGGAGACCGTTCTCCTGACCCGCCTGTATGACCACACTGTTGTCTTCCACTCGCTGCTCTGGCCTTCTTGCATGCTTGCAGGAGGGGCCCTTATCATCATGATGGTGAAGCTCACCCAGTACCTCTCCAGGCTGTGTGAAGAGATAGggaagatcaagag TGAGACATTTGGAACAGTTGACTCTCACTCCGGATCGAgggtgtgtgtgactgtttatAAAAGGTAA
- the LOC123972261 gene encoding calcium-activated potassium channel subunit beta-2-like isoform X4, which translates to MFFVAGAKNKAGSDGGNERRSFYQKFREVDLLDKKKTVTALKPGEDRAIFLGLGMILSSVMMYFVLGITILRSYADSVWTQESVCVVLNTTVTADMNCSYNCGADCWRVSKYPCLQVYVSVNNTGRISRLSHNEETQDTSSECFYVPRCQKDSVAMHVMIMNISERLKVNQQVPCYYDPSEQQETVLLTRLYDHTVVFHSLLWPSCMLAGGALIIMMVKLTQYLSRLCEEIGKIKR; encoded by the exons ATGTTCTTTGTGGCAGGGGCCAAAAACAAAGCAGGATCGGATGGAGGAAATGAAAGAAG GTCATTCTACCAGAAATTTCGTGAGGTAGATTTATTGGACAAGAAGAAGACAGTGACAGCTCTAAAGCCCGGTGAAGATCGGGCCATTTTTCTGGGTCTCGGAATGATCCTCTCTTCAGTCATGATGTACTTTGTCTTGGGAATCACTATATTACGCTCCTATGCAGACAG tGTGTGGACacaggagagtgtgtgtgttgtcctcAACACCACGGTCACAGCAGACATGAACTGTTCCTACAACTGTGGGGCAGACTGCTGGAGAGTCTCCAAATATCCCTGTCTGCAGGTCTATGTGAGCGTCAATAACACGGGCCGTATCAGCCGTTTATCTCACAATGAAGAGACCCAGGACACCAGCTCTGAA TGTTTCTATGTGCCCAGGTGCCAGAAGGACAGTGTGGCCATGCATGTCATGATTATGAACATCTCAGAGCGCCTGAAGGTGAACCAGCAGGTCCCCTGTTACTACGACCCCAGCGAGCAGCAGGAGACCGTTCTCCTGACCCGCCTGTATGACCACACTGTTGTCTTCCACTCGCTGCTCTGGCCTTCTTGCATGCTTGCAGGAGGGGCCCTTATCATCATGATGGTGAAGCTCACCCAGTACCTCTCCAGGCTGTGTGAAGAGATAGggaagatcaagaggtga
- the LOC123972261 gene encoding calcium-activated potassium channel subunit beta-2-like isoform X3, whose product MFFVAGAKNKAGSDGGNERSRSFYQKFREVDLLDKKKTVTALKPGEDRAIFLGLGMILSSVMMYFVLGITILRSYADSVWTQESVCVVLNTTVTADMNCSYNCGADCWRVSKYPCLQVYVSVNNTGRISRLSHNEETQDTSSECFYVPRCQKDSVAMHVMIMNISERLKVNQQVPCYYDPSEQQETVLLTRLYDHTVVFHSLLWPSCMLAGGALIIMMVKLTQYLSRLCEEIGKIKR is encoded by the exons ATGTTCTTTGTGGCAGGGGCCAAAAACAAAGCAGGATCGGATGGAGGAAATGAAAGAAG CAGGTCATTCTACCAGAAATTTCGTGAGGTAGATTTATTGGACAAGAAGAAGACAGTGACAGCTCTAAAGCCCGGTGAAGATCGGGCCATTTTTCTGGGTCTCGGAATGATCCTCTCTTCAGTCATGATGTACTTTGTCTTGGGAATCACTATATTACGCTCCTATGCAGACAG tGTGTGGACacaggagagtgtgtgtgttgtcctcAACACCACGGTCACAGCAGACATGAACTGTTCCTACAACTGTGGGGCAGACTGCTGGAGAGTCTCCAAATATCCCTGTCTGCAGGTCTATGTGAGCGTCAATAACACGGGCCGTATCAGCCGTTTATCTCACAATGAAGAGACCCAGGACACCAGCTCTGAA TGTTTCTATGTGCCCAGGTGCCAGAAGGACAGTGTGGCCATGCATGTCATGATTATGAACATCTCAGAGCGCCTGAAGGTGAACCAGCAGGTCCCCTGTTACTACGACCCCAGCGAGCAGCAGGAGACCGTTCTCCTGACCCGCCTGTATGACCACACTGTTGTCTTCCACTCGCTGCTCTGGCCTTCTTGCATGCTTGCAGGAGGGGCCCTTATCATCATGATGGTGAAGCTCACCCAGTACCTCTCCAGGCTGTGTGAAGAGATAGggaagatcaagaggtga
- the LOC123972261 gene encoding calcium-activated potassium channel subunit beta-2-like isoform X1, whose product MFFVAGAKNKAGSDGGNERSRSFYQKFREVDLLDKKKTVTALKPGEDRAIFLGLGMILSSVMMYFVLGITILRSYADSVWTQESVCVVLNTTVTADMNCSYNCGADCWRVSKYPCLQVYVSVNNTGRISRLSHNEETQDTSSECFYVPRCQKDSVAMHVMIMNISERLKVNQQVPCYYDPSEQQETVLLTRLYDHTVVFHSLLWPSCMLAGGALIIMMVKLTQYLSRLCEEIGKIKSETFGTVDSHSGSRVCVTVYKR is encoded by the exons ATGTTCTTTGTGGCAGGGGCCAAAAACAAAGCAGGATCGGATGGAGGAAATGAAAGAAG CAGGTCATTCTACCAGAAATTTCGTGAGGTAGATTTATTGGACAAGAAGAAGACAGTGACAGCTCTAAAGCCCGGTGAAGATCGGGCCATTTTTCTGGGTCTCGGAATGATCCTCTCTTCAGTCATGATGTACTTTGTCTTGGGAATCACTATATTACGCTCCTATGCAGACAG tGTGTGGACacaggagagtgtgtgtgttgtcctcAACACCACGGTCACAGCAGACATGAACTGTTCCTACAACTGTGGGGCAGACTGCTGGAGAGTCTCCAAATATCCCTGTCTGCAGGTCTATGTGAGCGTCAATAACACGGGCCGTATCAGCCGTTTATCTCACAATGAAGAGACCCAGGACACCAGCTCTGAA TGTTTCTATGTGCCCAGGTGCCAGAAGGACAGTGTGGCCATGCATGTCATGATTATGAACATCTCAGAGCGCCTGAAGGTGAACCAGCAGGTCCCCTGTTACTACGACCCCAGCGAGCAGCAGGAGACCGTTCTCCTGACCCGCCTGTATGACCACACTGTTGTCTTCCACTCGCTGCTCTGGCCTTCTTGCATGCTTGCAGGAGGGGCCCTTATCATCATGATGGTGAAGCTCACCCAGTACCTCTCCAGGCTGTGTGAAGAGATAGggaagatcaagag TGAGACATTTGGAACAGTTGACTCTCACTCCGGATCGAgggtgtgtgtgactgtttatAAAAGGTAA